A stretch of Schistocerca americana isolate TAMUIC-IGC-003095 chromosome 3, iqSchAmer2.1, whole genome shotgun sequence DNA encodes these proteins:
- the LOC124605929 gene encoding cuticle collagen 40-like — MGNPGTLDSAANPGALDSAADPGTLDCAANPGSLGCMSNPGISDCAANPGALESTANPGALDSAADPGTLDRTANPGALDCMANPGALDSAANPGASDSTANPGTLDSTANPGALHRAANPCSASH, encoded by the coding sequence ATGGGTAACCCAGGAACCTTAGACAGTGCAGCTAATCCAGGTGCCTTAGACAGCGCAGCTGACCCAGGCACCTTAGACTGTGCAGCTAACCCAGGCTCCTTAGGCTGCATGTCTAACCCTGGCATCTCAGACTGTGCAGCTAATCCAGGTGCCTTAGAGAGCACAGCTAACCCAGGTGCCTTAGACAGCGCAGCTGACCCAGGCACCTTGGACCGCACAGCTAACCCAGGCGCCTTAGACTGCATGGCTAACCCAGGCGCCTTAGACAGTGCAGCTAATCCAGGTGCCTCAGACAGCACAGCTAACCCAGGCACCTTAGACAGCACAGCTAACCCAGGTGCCTTACACCGTGCAGCTAACCCTTGCAGTGCCTCACACTAG